One window from the genome of Sandaracinaceae bacterium encodes:
- a CDS encoding serine/threonine-protein phosphatase: MKLSIGTASALGRRRMNQDAFVAIPDAGLFAVADGVGGEPGGEVASALAIDALTRFFSSGELDARDRMVDSARLDLAFRMAHRDIVAEAAAGRYQSMGTTLAAVLVSEGQAVIAHTGDSRIYRYGGGALEQLTVDHNVYERLARVEGVKLLSPSLGGALTRALTPRCDARPDLRSISLEPGDVLMLCTDGVSGPLEPHEIEERLRLAPREAAPALVEESIVVGGRDNATAVVIRVETA, encoded by the coding sequence GTGAAGCTCTCGATCGGAACCGCGAGCGCCCTCGGTCGACGGCGCATGAACCAGGACGCCTTCGTGGCCATTCCAGACGCGGGGCTCTTCGCCGTCGCCGATGGGGTCGGCGGGGAGCCGGGCGGCGAGGTCGCCAGCGCGCTCGCGATCGACGCGCTGACCCGCTTCTTCTCCAGCGGTGAGCTCGACGCGCGGGACCGCATGGTGGACTCGGCGCGCCTCGACCTCGCCTTCCGCATGGCCCACCGGGACATCGTCGCGGAGGCCGCCGCGGGGCGCTACCAGAGCATGGGGACCACCCTCGCCGCGGTGCTCGTGAGCGAAGGCCAGGCGGTGATCGCGCACACCGGCGACAGCCGCATCTACCGCTACGGCGGCGGCGCGCTCGAGCAGCTGACCGTGGACCACAACGTCTATGAGCGCCTCGCGCGGGTGGAGGGCGTGAAGCTGCTCTCCCCGAGCCTCGGCGGCGCGTTGACCCGGGCGCTCACCCCGCGCTGCGACGCGCGCCCCGACCTGCGCTCCATCTCGCTCGAGCCGGGCGACGTCCTGATGCTCTGCACCGACGGCGTGAGCGGCCCGCTCGAGCCCCACGAGATCGAGGAGCGGCTCCGCCTCGCCCCGCGAGAGGCCGCGCCGGCGCTGGTCGAGGAGTCGATCGTCGTCGGCGGGCGCGACAACGCGACCGCGGTGGTGATCCGCGTCGAGACAGCCTGA
- a CDS encoding VOC family protein, with amino-acid sequence MRNITSFYPVLATSDVEASSRYFESLFGFEPGYVSDWYVHLNHPASDAVALALVSKDHETVPEVGRVPAAGLLINFEVESADAEYETLRERGAEVVLPLRDEAFGQRHFIVRGPEGVLIDVIQPIPPTAEYASAYVGQSA; translated from the coding sequence ATGAGGAACATCACGAGCTTCTATCCCGTACTCGCCACGTCGGACGTCGAGGCGTCGAGCCGCTACTTCGAGTCGCTGTTCGGCTTCGAGCCGGGCTACGTCTCCGACTGGTACGTGCACTTGAACCACCCCGCGAGCGACGCGGTCGCGCTCGCGCTGGTGTCCAAGGACCACGAGACGGTGCCGGAGGTCGGTCGCGTGCCGGCGGCGGGCCTGCTCATCAACTTCGAGGTCGAGAGCGCGGACGCCGAATACGAGACCTTGCGCGAGCGCGGCGCGGAGGTCGTGCTCCCGCTGCGCGACGAGGCGTTCGGGCAGCGCCACTTCATCGTTCGCGGGCCCGAGGGCGTGCTCATCGACGTCATCCAGCCCATCCCCCCGACGGCCGAGTACGCGAGCGCGTACGTCGGGCAGAGCGCGTGA
- a CDS encoding helix-turn-helix domain-containing protein: MKRARRTNAEWSEATTAALVRRAREAFGEAGYAAVSVEQIAEEAGLTKGAVYYHYRSKRGLFEAVFRDVSREIVARIEERADAAPDPWEAVAAGCEAFLDVALDDELRQIALVDAPNVLGWATWRAIDGEHGLGALKAGLRACGGACEELDTDTLALLLSGAMNEGVFCIAEARDRAATHERVRLSLRALLAVAR; the protein is encoded by the coding sequence GTGAAGCGGGCGCGTCGGACCAACGCCGAGTGGAGCGAGGCGACCACGGCCGCGCTGGTCCGGCGCGCCCGCGAGGCGTTCGGCGAGGCGGGCTACGCGGCGGTCTCGGTCGAGCAGATCGCCGAGGAGGCGGGGCTGACCAAGGGCGCGGTCTACTACCACTATCGGAGCAAGAGGGGGCTGTTCGAGGCGGTCTTCCGCGACGTGTCGCGCGAGATCGTGGCGCGCATCGAGGAGCGCGCGGACGCCGCGCCCGATCCGTGGGAGGCCGTCGCGGCAGGCTGCGAGGCGTTCCTGGACGTCGCGCTGGACGACGAGCTTCGTCAGATCGCGCTCGTCGACGCGCCCAACGTGCTCGGCTGGGCCACGTGGCGCGCGATCGACGGCGAGCACGGGCTCGGCGCGCTGAAGGCGGGCCTGCGCGCGTGCGGCGGCGCCTGCGAGGAGCTGGACACGGACACGCTCGCGCTTCTCCTCTCGGGCGCGATGAACGAGGGCGTGTTCTGCATCGCGGAGGCTCGGGATCGGGCGGCGACCCACGAGCGGGTGCGGCTGAGTCTGCGAGCGCTGCTCGCGGTGGCGCGCTGA